One Brassica napus cultivar Da-Ae chromosome A1, Da-Ae, whole genome shotgun sequence genomic region harbors:
- the LOC106375989 gene encoding probable polygalacturonase produces the protein MWRFSVLILLFSHLAVSSSSLGDSEATCSGIVPLPNRNDRISITDFGGVGDGRTVNTKAFREAIYRIQHLKRRGGTLLYIPPGVFLTESFNLTSHMTLFLAKGAVLKAVQDTWNWPLIDPLPSYGRGRELPGARYMSFIHGDGLRDVVITGENGTIDGQGEVWWNMWRSRTLKFTRPNLIELKNSKEIIISNVVFQNSPFWNIHPVYCSDVVIHHVTILAPQDSPNTDGIDPDSSSNVCIEDSYISTGDDLVAIKSGWDEYGIAFGRPSSNITIRRITGSTPFAGIAIGSETSGGIKNIVAEHISLSNMGVGVNIKTNIGRGGYIKNIRISNVYVENARYGIKIAGDTGDHPDTYYNPNALPVVKGIHINNVWGVNVRNAGSIQGLKDSPFTGICLSEINIHGSLNTNRTWKCSDVIGTSLKVSPWPCSELRTTGGSYSCSSTL, from the exons CCTAGCCGTCTCTTCCTCGTCCTTGGGTGATTCGGAGGCAACATGCTCCGGTATAGTCCCGTTACCGAACCGGAACGATAGGATCTCGATAACAGACTTTGGTGGCGTGGGAGACGGCAGGACGGTGAACACGAAGGCGTTTAGGGAGGCTATATATAGGATACAGCACCTGAAGAGGAGAGGAGGCACGCTTCTGTATATACCTCCGGGAGTATTTCTCACGGAGAGCTTCAATCTCACCAGCCATATGACTCTCTTCTTGGCTAAAGGCGCTGTACTTAAAGCTGTTCAG GATACATGGAACTGGCCACTGATTGATCCTTTGCCATCTTATGGAAGAGGGAGGGAATTACCAGGGGCACGTTATATGAGTTTTATTCATGGTGATGGGCTTCGTGATGTAGTCATCACTG GAGAAAACGGGACAATAGACGGTCAAGGAGAAGTGTGGTGGAACATGTGGCGCAGTAGAACCCTAAAGTTCACTAGACCGAATCTAATCGAGCTCAAAAACTCTAAGGAGATCATTATCTCCAATGTTGTTTTCCAGAACTCACCCTTCTGGAACATTCATCCTGTGTATTGCAG TGACGTTGTCATCCATCACGTTACCATCTTAGCTCCACAAGATTCACCCAACACTGATGGAATCGATCCAG ATTCCAGCTCCAACGTCTGCATAGAAGACTCCTACATCTCAACAGGAGACGACCTTGTTGCAATAAAAAGCGGTTGGGACGAGTACGGAATCGCTTTTGGCCGTCCAAGCTCAAACATAACGATCCGCCGCATCACAGGATCGACCCCTTTCGCAGGTATCGCAATAGGAAGTGAAACATCAGGAGGTATCAAAAACATCGTAGCAGAACACATCAGTCTATCCAACATGGGCGTTGGAGTCAACATCAAGACAAACATTGGTCGTGGAGGATACATCAAAAACATCAGAATCTCCAACGTGTACGTCGAAAACGCTAGGTACGGGATAAAGATCGCGGGAGACACTGGGGATCACCCTGACACGTATTATAACCCAAATGCTCTCCCAGTCGTTAAGGGAATACATATCAATAACGTTTGGGGAGTTAACGTTCGAAACGCTGGATCCATTCAAGGCCTTAAGGATTCACCTTTCACAG GGATATGTTTGAGTGAGATTAATATACATGGAAGCTTGAATACGAACCGGACGTGGAAGTGTTCCGATGTTATTGGAACTTCGCTGAAGGTCAGTCCTTGGCCTTGTTCGGAGCTGAGAACTACTGGTGGATCTTATTCGTGTTCTTCCACTTTGTGA
- the LOC125578494 gene encoding subtilisin-like protease SBT2.5, translating to MESSSTELYYVFLKRDPEYERLKEIRTKKGEEELDRYLEKRHEEILESNLEPGSYKRTVSLVVVHGFGVEITKHQAEVLRSADGVYTVEKNEEIKLVSS from the exons ATGGAAAGTTCGAGCACAGAACTCtattatgtatttttgaaaagagACCCTGAGTATGAGCGTCTTAAAGAAATCCg GACAAAGAAAGGTGAAGAAGAGTTGGACAGGTACCTAGAAAAGAGACATGAGGAGATTCTTGAAAGTAACCTTGAGCCTGGCTCTTATAAGAGGACCGTTTCTCTTGTCGTTGTTCACGGTTTTGGTGTTGAGATCACCAAGCACCAG GCCGAAGTGCTAAGATCAGCCGATGGGGTTTATACGGTGGAAAAGAACGAAGAAATTAAACTTGTGTCGAgttaa